A genomic window from Purpureocillium takamizusanense chromosome 2, complete sequence includes:
- the SPT6 gene encoding Transcription elongation factor spt6 (EggNog:ENOG503NUPH~COG:K~BUSCO:EOG09260492): MSTSMRDLISGEAELDDEEDDESFDEETGEERRRKNGAGFEDSSEEEEDDDDEEEARKIREGFIVDEDEEEEGGEGSDGEDRPIKRKREHRDREEEERLDEDDLELIGEQFGERPKPQTQSKFKRLKRGHRDDDEPVNERRGLEEIFSDEDEEVAEQRPYGRSNFRAQADEFDDFIEEDFPEDEDERMRQLEDAEVARPRDRGVGTIVDTTGLDKDALDDMEAIFGNGEDYDWALQLEDEEEDREREEQAIELKDVFEPSQLKEKLLTDEDNEIRFTDEPERFQLDRKPFKNLQLTAEQFREEARWITTLLWPKKGLSQELQAPFGKAVGKVLEFFIVDEVEVPYVFQHRKDYLLHSKKIRRSTRDDPDAPDYTIQSDKLLNQDDLWKILELDIKFRSFVEKRNSLERTYENLRELEVSDPIVEEMVPEATTMEELQDLQDYLHFQYGPKLKDLAAMSGNVSQTKRPGSKSSLYDRVRNGKAYYFVKAYGITADQLAKNALRQGKKVTPDDVEQYPMDLADSLIDDSFNTGDQVINAARQMYSEELFASPRMRKYFRSSYYHNAEISCRRTDKGLRKIDDSHPYYEVKYLQNQAIADLVHQPELFLKMMKAEEEGLVDIKVEMSPHYDFRRLLYQEFESENFSDRAEQWREERKRVLDLAYPKLEKVIVKNVKEVIRTFCQDEVLRMCRQEFYRKLDQAPYKPKGMILGTTPRVLTLSNGMGDPAREPVCWAWVEEDGRVLEQGKFGNLARDESQRDQFVELVQRRRPDVIGVSGWCAETQKLVRDLETLVSEKGLMGPEFDDPETNDYRTEPLEVIVVDDEVARLYKDSPRALAEHPSLNPVTRYCIALARYMQNPMKEYAALGKDVSSLSFHPCQHMLPQEKLTKYLESAMVDTVNMVGVNINDAMNDTYTANLLPYVAGLGPRKATSVIKAINTNGGSVTTRDELVGDPDTGKVPVVGPRVWNNCASFLYIDYDATNPSSDPLDNTRVHPEDYELGRKMAADALELDEEDVKAETDENGPGAIVRKLFKQDEQERVNELVLDEYADQLLKNFNQRKRATLEAISAELQAPYEELRRSFALLTQPEIFTTFTGETKATLCEGMIVPVNVRLVRDDFAIVKLDCGIEGRVEAHEVTNRPSVKDVLSTGQTAQAKILEMNYKDFMAKLSMREDSLRVPYKRPINYGRDGWDYSLEAKDKDELREKDKTTGRTQRVIKHPNFKPFNSVQAEEYLGSQPSGEVIVRPSSKGNDHLAVTWKVADNVYQHIDVLEMQKDNEFSVGKLLRVGGKYTYSDLDELIVDHVKAMARKVEEMMRHDKFQNRSRGETEKWLTTYIDANPNRSTYAFCIDTKHPGYFWLCFKASRTARVIGLPVRAIPQGYELKGYQYPDMRALCNGFKLRYQNEFSKMGTK, encoded by the exons ATGAGCACCTCCATGCGCGACTTGATCtccggcgaggcggagctggacgacgaagaggacgacgagtccTTCGACGAAGAAaccggcgaggagcgccggAGGAAAAATGGCGCCGGCTTCGAAGACTCGagcgaagaggaggaggatgacgatgacgaggaggaggcaagAAAG ATCCGTGAAGGTTTCATTgtcgatgaggatgaggaggaagagggcgggGAGGGCTCCGATGGTGAGGATCGTCCGATCAAGCGAAAACGAGAACATCGCGATcgtgaggaagaggagcgcCTCGATGAAGACGACTTGGAGCTCATCGGAGAGCAATTCGGGGAGCGGCCGAAACCACAGACGCAG TCCAAGTTCAAGCGACTCAAACGGGGTCAtcgcgatgacgacgaaccGGTGAACGAGCgtcgcggcctcgaggaaaTCTTCtccgatgaggacgaggaagtggccgagcagcggccgTACGGTCGGTCCAACTTTCGGGCCCAGGCTGACGAGTTTGACGACTTCATCGAGGAGGATTTCCctgaggacgaggacgagcgtATGCGACAGCTGGAAGATGCCGAAGTGGCTCGTCCGCGCGATAGGGGTGTTGGGACGATTGTCGATACGACCGGCTTGGACAAGGACGCCCTGGACGACATGGAAGCCATCTTCGGAAATGGCGAGGACTACGACTGGGCGCTCCAACtggaggacgaagaagaggaccGCGAGCGAGAGGAGCAGGCCAtcgagctcaaggacgtTTTTGAGCCCTCACAGCTGAAGGAGAAGCTTCTCACGGACGAAGACAACGAAATCCGATTCACCGACGAGCCCGAACGATTCCAGCTCGACCGCAAGCCCTTCAAGAACCTGCAGCTCACAGCAGAACAGTTCAGGGAGGAGGCGCGATGGATCACGACCCTGCTCTGGCCGAAAAAAGGTCTGAGCCAAGAACTCCAGGCTCCCTTCGGCAAAGCTGTGGGCAAGGTTCTCGAATTTttcatcgtcgacgaggtagaAGTACCGTACGTCTTCCAGCACCGCAAAGATTATCTGCTCCATTCCAAGAAGATCCGGAGATCAACACGCGACGACCCTGATGCTCCGGACTATACCATCCAGTCCGACAAACTCCTGAATCAGGACGATCTCTGGAAGATCCTTGAGCTCGACATAAAGTTCCGCTCCTTTGTCGAGAAGAGGAATTCGCTTGAGCGTACATACGAGAACCTCAGAGAACTCGAAGTTTCTGACCCGATTGTGGAAGAAATGGTCCCGGAGGCGACGACCATGGAGGAACTGCAGGACCTGCAAGATTACTTGCATTTCCAGTATGGCCCAAAGCTCAAGGACCTGGCAGCCATGTCCGGCAATGTCTCCCAGACCAAGCGTCCAGGGTCCAAGTCTTCGCTTTACGACCGCGTCCGCAACGGCAAAGCCTACTACTTTGTGAAGGCTTATGGCATAACGGCAGATCAACTCGCGAAGAATGCATTGCGCCAAGGCAAAAAGGTCACGCCTGACGATGTCGAGCAGTATCCGATGGACCTGGCCGACAGTCTCATTGACGATAGCTTCAACACTGGAGACCAGGTCATCAATGCCGCGCGGCAGATGTACTCGGAGGAACTGTTTGCTAGCCCGCGGATGCGCAAGTACTTCCGGAGCTCTTATTATCACAATGCTGAAATCAGCTGTCGGCGCACCGACAAGGGGCTGCGCAAGATTGACGACTCACACCCTTATTACGAGGTCAAGTATCTCCAGAACCAGGCGATCGCAGACCTCGTTCATCAGCCTGAATTGTTTTtgaagatgatgaaggcTGAAGAAGAGGGCCTGGTTGACATCAAGGTCGAGATGTCGCCTCACTACGATTTCCGTCGGCTGCTCTACCAAGAGTTCGAGTCGGAGAACTTCAGCGACCGGGCCGAGCAGTGGCGAGAGGAGCGCAAGAGGGTTCTCGATCTTGCGTACCCCAAACTAGAAAAGGTCATTGTCAAGAACGTCAAGGAGGTGATCAGGACGTTTTGCCAAGACGAAGTCCTCAGAATGTGCAGGCAAGAATTCTACAGGAAGCTTGACCAGGCGCCTTATAAGCCGAAGGGGATGATCCTCGGAACCACCCCCCGCGTCCTCACCCTATCCAACGGCATGGGCGATCCTGCTCGCGAGCCGGTGTGCTGGGCGTGGGTCGAGGAAGATGGCCGTGTCCTTGAGCAGGGTAAGTTTGGCAACCTCGCTCGTGACGAGTCACAGCGGGACCAGTTCGTGGAACTtgtgcagcggcggcgacctgacGTTATTGGCGTGAGCGGCTGGTGCGCCGAGACACAAAAGCTGGTACGCGATCTGGAAACGCTCGTCAGCGAGAAGGGCCTCATGGGTCCCGAGTTTGACGACCCCGAGACCAATGACTACCGCACTGAACCTTTGGAGGTCATTGTTGTGGACGATGAGGTTGCACGTCTATACAAGGACAGCCCTCGGGCTCTCGCAGAACATCCGTCACTCAACCCTGTCACACGGTACTGCATTGCGCTTGCGCGCTACATGCAGAACCCCATGAAGGAGTATGCCGCGCTCGGCAAGGACGTTTCATCACTATCCTTCCATCCTTGCCAGCATATGCTTCCTCAAGAGAAGCTGACAAAGTACCTCGAATCCGCCATGGTCGATACGGTCAACATGGTCGGTGTCAACATCAACGATGCCATGAACGACACGTATACGGCCAATCTCTTGCCGTACGTTGCAGGCCTCGGGCCCCGAAAGGCGACGAGCGTCATCAAAGCCATCAACACCAATGGCGGCTCTGTCACAACGAGGGATGAACTCGTCGGTGACCCCGACACCGGCAAGGTGCCCGTCGTGGGCCCGAGGGTGTGGAATAACTGCGCAAGTTTCCTCTACATCGACTACGACGCGACGAACCCATCATCGGACCCGCTAGACAACACACGTGTCCACCCGGAAGACTACGAGCTCGGCCGCAAGATGGCTGCCGATGCTCTGGAACtggacgaagaagacgtcAAGGCTGAGACGGACGAGAACGGCCCGGGCGCCATCGTCCGCAAACTGTTCAAGCAGGACGAGCAAGAACGTGTCAACGAGCTGGTCCTTGACGAGTACGCCGACCAGCTGCTGAAGAACTTCAACCAGCGGAAGCGGGCAACGCTCGAGGCAATCAGCGCCGAGCTTCAGGCGCCGTACGAAGAATTGCGGAGGAGCTTTGCGCTGCTGACACAGCCGGAGATTTTCACAACATTCACGGGCGAAACGAAGGCGACCCTTTGCGAGGGAATGATTGTGCCCGTCAACGTACGCCTCGTACGCGACGACTTTGCCATCGTGAAGCTAGACTGCGGCATCGAGGGCCGGGTGGAGGCGCACGAGGTGACAAACCGGCCATCGGTCAAGGACGTGCTCAGCACGGGCCAGACGGCGCAAGCAAAAATCTTGGAGATGAACTACAAGGACTTTATGGCGAAGCTGTCGATGCGAGAAGACTCGCTGCGCGTCCCGTACAAGCGGCCCATTAACTacggccgagacggctgGGACTACTCACTCGAAGCTAAGGATAAGGACGAGCTGCGGGAGAAGGACAAGACGACGGGGCGCACGCAGCGCGTGATCAAGCACCCGAACTTCAAGCCGTTCAACTCGGTGCAAGCCGAAGAATACCTCGGGTCGCAACCGTCGGGCGAAGTcatcgtccgtccgtcgtcaaAGGGCAACGACCACCTGGCAGTCACGTGGAAGGTTGCCGACAACGTCTACCAGCACATTGATGTCTTGGAGATGCAGAAGGACAACGAATTCTCAGTCGGCAAGCTCCTACGCGTAGGCGGCAAGTACACGTATAGCGACCTGGACGAACTGATTGTCGACCacgtcaaggccatggcgaggaaggTCGAGGAGATGATGAGGCACGACAAGTTCCAGAACCGGTCAAGAGGCGAGACGG AGAAATGGCTGACGACGTATATCGACGCCAACCCTAACCGGTCAACATATGCGTTTTGCATCGACACAAAACACCCGGGGTACTTCTGGCTGTGTTTCAAGGCCAGCCGGACCGCTCGAGTCATCGGTCTGCCGGTGCGCGCCATTCCTCAGGGATACGAGCTCAAGGGGTACCAGTACCCCGACATGCGAGCCTTGTGCAATGGCTTCAAGCTGCGATACCAGAATGAGTTCTCCAAGATGGGAACAAAATAA
- a CDS encoding uncharacterized protein (EggNog:ENOG503PHTQ) translates to MPSPQVAAPIAMSSQRNNLRLMTSQDLYASLNATLGTVRPSTPVRHIKQDDYTVPAPPPPSPVSFRSSEHWHAPSRR, encoded by the coding sequence ATGCCGAGTCCTCAGGTCGCCGCTCCCATCGCCATGTCGTCGCAGAGGAATAACCTCCGACTCATGACGTCGCAAGATCTCTACGCCAGCCTCAACGCCACGCTCGGCACCGTTCGCCCGTCGACACCCGTCCGCCACATCAAGCAGGACGACTACACAGTccctgcgccgccccctcccagCCCCGTCAGCTTCCGATCGTCTGAGCACTGGCAcgccccgtcccgccgctgA
- the PKAR1 gene encoding protein kinase A regulatory subunit (COG:T~EggNog:ENOG503NU9Z): MSGPFTSPFGANANPFGADRSNTMQRVAEEDENDTVGASIEPSGGSLFSGAFGGDASTEGPSALRHAQGPDSYPAQYNFARRTSVSAESLKPSADTYDNWSPPFHEKTPEQLERLKRAIEGNFLFSHLDEDQSAQILGALVEKPIPAKGIKIISQGDAGDFFYVVEKGSFDVHVNPSGTIQPGPDGLGEKVGNIQAGGSFGELALMYNAPRAATVISVESGCTLWALDRVTFRRILMESTFARRRMYESFLEEVPLLSSLTPYERSKIADALETQKFVPGGVIIKEGDPGHSFYLLESGEADAYKGDPSNKVLHYNKGDFFGELALLNDAPRAASVVATTDVKVATLGKNAFQRLLGPVEGLLRRTRYQGVKTGVEEMDPLHRG; the protein is encoded by the exons ATGTCTGGCCCTTTCACGAGCCCGTTTGGGGCCAACGCCAACCCCTTCGGTGCCGATCGATCCAACACTATGCAACGCGTCGCTGAGGAGGATGAGAACGACACCGTTGGTGCCTCGATTGagcccagcggcggctctcTTTTTTCTGGCGCGTTTGGGGGCGACGCCTCCACCGAAGGGCCTTCAGCGCTGCGACACGCGCAGGGCCCCGACAGCTACCCTGCCCAGTACAATTTTGCCCGTCGCACGTCTGTGTCTGCGGAGTCGCTAAAACCCAGCGCTGATACGTATGACAATTGGTCGCCGCCTTTCCACGAGAAGACTCCAGAGCAGCTCGAGCGGCTGAAGCGTGCCATCGAAGGCAACTTTCTTTTCAGTCACCTGGACGAGGACCAAAGTGCGCAGATTCTCGGAGCCCTAGTTGAGAAACCCATTCCTGCCAAGGGCATCAAG ATCATCAGCCAGGGTGACGCGGGCGACTTCTTCTATGTTGTTGAGAAAGGCTCGTTTGACGTCCATGTAAACCCTAGCGGCACCATTCAACCTGGGCCGGATGGCCTGGGTGAAAAGGTTGGAAACATCCAGGCTGGCGGTTCGTTTGGCGAGCTTGCGCTCATGTACAAcgcgcctcgcgccgcgacggTTATTTCTGTGGAATCCGGATGCACGCTCTGGGCTTTGGACAGAGTCACATTCCGCCGAATTCTGATGGAATCAACGTTTGCCCGGAGACGAATGTACGAGAGCTTCCTCGAGGAGGTGCCTCTCCTGTCCTCCCTAACACCATACGAGCGCTCCAAGATTGCCGACGCACTGGAGACGCAAAAGTTTGTCCCAGGAGGGGTCATCATCAAGGAAGGGGACCCGGGTCACTCCTTTTACCTCTTGGAGTCTGGAGAGGCAGACGCGTACAAGGGAGACCCCAGCAACAAGGTTCTTCATTACAACAAGGGCGACTTCTttggcgagctggccctTCTCAACGAcgcgcctcgagccgctAGTGTTGTCGCTACGACGGACGTCAAGGTGGCAACGTTGGGCAAGAATGCCTTCCAGAGACTGCTCGGCCCCGTCGAGGGACTCTTGCGAAGGACTAGGTATCAGGGAGTCAAGACGGGCGTTGAGGAGATGGATCCGCTGCACAGAGGGTAA
- the SPC98 gene encoding Microtubule-nucleating Tub4p (gamma-tubulin) complex component (COG:Z~EggNog:ENOG503NWMG): MASDRISTVIDSLISHLVPNKPNEDEDAVQERHDACFEIVKSIIDSPPSPGISSDVNHASDLIKRKLIQADPNDALRFSNLYSRLLALPVLKHKWAILYLLYQLSDSPDPDEPIPLSPVRPSAPNYRETINREALKRQSRDRSKTSTPVSRLEAEQFKDAFQPDGLRKLPAKEPGQVDNDKHNPPRRDVSLKSTLLASNNAESDPPEAAILRDLPYTLQGVSSTTLPFLNQATLKLPPTLPLPLLSLLHTLAEPSLLYRGLDAFCKTPAQGLLGQSLRSAISGELRSYLSLIATLEAQIRRALSTIDDSSPPGAIGKAGVTLKRCVVWTREATMGLRLMSLIAEESESQKGGQLITLIHSFSSSHGDPVVAAFAERLLGSFTRPFYDILRHWIYDGELLDPYREFFVREQLANGDINKKKVAGNVWEDKYEIDHDMIPSIITQDFAQKVFLIGKSLNFIRHSCGDSVWVEDYSKAASKELRYGDTATLEAWIDEAYKTTMKRLMDLMANRFNLFDHLQALKNYLLLGQGDFIALLMESLAANLDRPAGAQYRHALTAQLEHAIRGSNAQYDSPEVLRRLDARMLQLSHGDIGWDCFTLEYKIDAPVDVVVTEWGNRQYLKVFNFLWRIKRVEFALLTSWRNCMTGSRGVLQSSDPAVMQTWKSTRGTLAEMIHFVGQLQYYILFEVIESSWGELQKRIQKEDCTLDDLIKAHERYLTNITHKGLLGAKRKLHGLDEDDRASYLAQLSELLRLMLHYRDSMDGLYSWSLSDFTRRQEADVRGHVLLDDGPANGAVPSEFPVLQERLRNLGQSFRSRLQVLLGDLAYQPDVDMRFLGVAMNFNDVYQPTKRRSKAPVATGGGATSSANTSKG; the protein is encoded by the exons ATGGCGTCTGACCGCATCTCCACCGTTATTGACAGCCTGATAAGCCATCTGGTTCCCAATAAGCccaacgaggacgaggacgccgtgcAAGAGAGGCACGATGCCTGCTTTGAAATTGTCAAATCCATAATTGACAG CCCTCCAAGCCCCGGAATATCCTCCGACGTTAATCATGCCTCCGACCTCATTAAGCGCAAGCTCATCCAGGCCGACCCGAACGACGCCCTTCGCTTCTCTAACCTCTATTCGAGGCTTTTGGCTCTACCTGTGCTCAAGCACAAGTGGGCCATCCTATATCTCCTCTATCAGCTCTCCGACTCCCCAGACCCCGACGAGCCAATACCCCTGAGCCCGGTGAGACCATCGGCGCCAAACTATCGGGAAACCATCAACCGTGAGGCTCTCAAGCGCCAGAGTAGAGATCGCTCAAAGACATCGACCCCAGTGTCGCGACTCGAGGCGGAGCAGTTCAAAGATGCGTTCCAGCCAGACGGACTTCGGAAGCTACCGGCCAAGGAACCAGGGCAGgtcgacaacgacaagcACAACCCACCGAGGAGGGACGTGTCCCTAAAGTCCACCCTTCTCGCTAGCAACAATGCTGAAAGCGATCCTCCAGAAGCTGCCATTCTTCGCGACCTCCCCTACACCCTCCAAGGCGTCTCCTCTACCACTCTACCCTTCTTGAACCAGGCAACGTTGAAACTACCGCCGACACTCCCTCTCCCTTTGCTTTCTCTTCTTCACACCTTGGCAGAACCGTCTCTACTCTATCGCGGTCTGGATGCGTTTTGCAAGACCCCCGCTCAAGGTCTGCTGGGGCAGAGCTTACGATCCGCCATTAGCGGCGAATTGCGTTCCTATCTGAGCCTCATCGCGACCCTCGAGGCGCAGATTCGAAGGGCGCTCTCAACCATAGACGATAGTTCCCCACCCGGCGCCATTGGGAAAGCCGGCGTGACCCTCAAAAGATGTGTGGTCTGGACGCGAGAGGCGACGATGGGCCTGCGATTGATGAGCTTGATTGCTGAGGAGTCTGAGAGCCAAAAAGGAGGACAGCTCATCACCTTGATTCACAGCTTTTCCTCGTCTCATGGCGATCCGGTGGTCGCCGCTTTTGCGGAACGACTGCTCGGAAGCTTCACACGCCCCTTCTACGACATCTTGCGCCACTGGATAtacgacggcgagcttctcgaccCCTATCGCGAGTTCTTCGTCAGAGAGCAGCTTGCCAACGGCGACATCAACAAGAAAAAGGTGGCAGGCAACGTGTGGGAGGACAAATATGAGATCGACCATGACATGATACccagcatcatcacgcaAGACTTTGCTCAAAAGGTGTTCCTGATCGGCAAGTCACTCAACTTCATCCGCCACAGCTGTGGTGACTCGGTCTGGGTGGAGGACTACTCCAAAGCGGCTTCCAAGGAGCTCAGGTACGGTGACACGGCAACTCTCGAGGCGTGGATCGACGAAGCATACAAGACGACTATGAAGCGTCTGATGGATCTCATGGCCAACAGATTCAACCTATTTGATCATCTCCAAGCCTTGAAGAACTatcttctcctcggccaagGGGACTTTATTGCCTTGTTGATGGAGTCTTTGGCTGCGAACCTGGACCGGCCCGCCGGGGCACAATATAGGCACGCTCTTACGGCTCAGCTCGAGCACGCAATCCGAGGGTCGAATGCACAGTACGACTCTCCCGAGGTCTTGCGCCGGCTGGATGCCCGGATGCTGCAGCTGTCCCATGGAGACATCGGTTGGGACTGCTTTACCCTCGAGTACAAGATCGACGCACCCGTCGATGTTGTCGTGACGGAATGGGGAAACCGCCAGTACCTCAAGGTGTTCAACTTCCTGTGGCGGATAAAGAGGGTTGAGTTCGCGCTACTCACGTCGTGGCGAAACTGCATGACGGGCTCGCGCGGCGTCCTGCAAAGCTCGGACCCGGCCGTGATGCAGACATGGAAGTCGACCCGTGGGACACTCGCGGAAATGATACACTTTGTGGGCCAGCTGCAGTACTACATTCTCTTCGAAGTCATCGAGTCGTCATGGGGTGAGCTGCAGAAGCGGATCCAGAAGGAGGACTGTACGCTTGACGACCTCATCAAGGCCCACGAGCGTTACCTCACCAACATCACGCACaagggcctcctcggcgcgaaGCGCAAGCTCCACGGCttggacgaggacgaccgCGCGTCGTACCTCGCCCAGCTGAGCGAGCTCCTGCGCCTCATGCTCCACTACAGAGACTCCATGGACGGTCTGTACAGCTGGAGCTTGTCCGACTTTACACGCCGGCAGGAGGCCGACGTGCGCGGGCACGttctcctcgacgacggcccggcGAACGGCGCCGTGCCATCCGAGTTCCCCGTGCTGCAGGAGCGGCTGCGCAACCTGGGCCAGTCGTTCCGTTCGCGGCTCCAAGTACTGCTGGGCGACCTCGCTTACCAGCCCGACGTGGACATGCGCTTCCTCGGCGTGGCCATGAACTTCAACGACGTCTACCAGCCAACGAAACGGCGCAGCAAGGCTCCAGTCGCcaccggcggtggtgcgacgtcgtcggccaacACTTCCAAGGGGTGA
- a CDS encoding uncharacterized protein (EggNog:ENOG503P4VU~COG:A), protein MAVPPAYLESLPYIDPEPSPEALAAARALISAEQSSSQPPSSLPPLREPSFSPALTTELSRIASSTPLQPLSLSRYEAQELPPAPSTATSKAKTTRRSRRGSASSSSAAAAAATSSYVNDDLRPVLSNAYVSAAYLAARNQNLALLDRHGANAWLLSNYHLEESLRAVERDLAAVKRDIDLVNAARQRRQEDVRAEMLMLDESWRNGVGKVLETEVAVEELKAQVREELKNQSARQHS, encoded by the exons atggccgtccCGCCGGCATATCTAGAGTCCCTGCCCT ACATCGACCCCGAGCCCTCCcccgaggccctcgccgccgcccgcgccctcatCTCCGCCGAGCAATCCTCCTCACAACcgccttcctccctcccgcccctccgcgaaccctccttctcccccgCCCTCACCACCGAGCTCTCCCGCatcgcctcctccacgccccTCCAGCcgctctccctctcccgctACGAAGCGCAGGAGCTGCCACCCGCTCCGTCTACCGCCACCTCCAAGGCTAAGACGACACGGCGCTCCCGTCGCGGTTCCGcatcctcctcttccgccgccgccgccgccgccacatcCTCCTACGTTAACGATGACCTCCGCCCTGTCCTCTCCAACGCCTACGTCTCCGCCGCCTACCTCGCCGCTCGCAACCAGAACCTCGCTCTCCTCGACCGCCACGGCGCAAACGCCTGGCTCCTCTCAAACTACCACCTCGAGGAGtccctccgcgccgtcgagcgcgacctcgccgccgtcaagcgagacatcgacctcgtcaacgccgccaggcagcgccgccaggaggACGTCCGCGCCGAGATGCTCATGCTCGACGAGTCATGGCGCAATGGCGTCGGCAAGGTCCTCGAGaccgaggtcgccgtcgaggagctcaaggcgcaGGTTcgcgaggagctcaagaacCAGAGCGCCCGGCAACACTCATGA
- a CDS encoding uncharacterized protein (COG:S~EggNog:ENOG503NXUI), whose protein sequence is MPDIDPAALSRPAVTLSTPVLSTKTLSINATGSAKITKTSQIIPARIDLEPLYTALKSAISSDQWLIYKEATAEFLTGRLSQTEYSERIDPILSGDNGEKDHLHNQLIAAIYGNVTREMPDQGIAPWVSANDKPVATTGSKPVTGDAAERRLKGDVMQLPARDRRRIKDLVHNDYDPHENLSNLFADTHRRPSAPTDAPASAAGGINKMNFDLEIRKRFAPPLAVESGEFPDVGMIAGRMLPFCYEAGLASGHVTDAPQLMSVAAEAYIKEILTQIFSRTRSNGPGDSGSAGFGIGTTWIQTRKYRKQLSHEEDAAQRGEITRDKSGMLPVEAKAASERGPLAMGDMRLALEMADTGMAQFPVLMTQVLYGYREGELENWTDYSWVNGQTPVIEELPDTKDGQALPNGHPDNMDIDNEVWWDGGEVKDVDMLDGILDTCLTVGS, encoded by the exons ATGCCCGACATCGACCCCGCGGCCTTGAGCCGTCCCGCCGTCACGCTCTCGACCCCCGTCCTCTCCACCAAGACGCTCTCCATCAATGCGACCGGCTCAGCGAAGATTACGAAGACGAGTCAGATCATTCCCGCCCGGATCGATCTCGAACCGCTCTACACCGCGCTGAAGTCGGCGATAAGCAGCGACCAGTGGCTGATATACAAGGAGGCTACAGCCGAGTTCCTCACTG GGCGTCTGAGCCAAACCGAATACTCAGAACGAATTGACCCGATACTTTCTGGCGACAATGGCGAAAAAGACCATCTGCACAACCAGCTCATCGCGGCCATCTACGGCAATGTCACACGCGAGATGCCCGATCAGGGCATCGCGCCCTGGGTCAGCGCCAACGACAAGCCTGTGGCAACCACCGGAAGCAAACCTGTCAccggcgatgcggccgagCGTCGGCTGAAAGGGGACGTGATGCAACTGCCTGCAAGGGATCGCAGGCGCATCAAGGATTTGGTGCATAACGAT TATGACCCCCACGAGAATTTGTCCAATTTATTTGCCGACAcgcatcgtcgcccgtccGCGCCTACGGATGCCCCCGCTAGCGCTGCTGGGGGCATCAATAAAATGA ACTTTGACTTGGAGATTCGAAAACGATTTGCACCACCATTGGCGGTCGAGTCCGGCGAATTCCCTGATGTCGGCATGATAGCCGGACGCATGCTGCCGTTCTGCTACGAGGCCGGTTTAGCAAGCGGACATGTTACCGATGCCCCACAGCTCATGTCTGTGGCTGCTGAGGCATACATCAAGGAGATTTTGACCCAAATATTCAGCCGAACGCGCAGCAATGGCCCAGGCGACTCTGGCAGTGCCGGCTTTGGTATCGGCACTACGTGGATCCAGACTCGAAAGTACCGCAAGCAGCTGAGTCACGAAGAAGATGCGGCCCAACGAGGCGAGATAACTCGAGACAAGAGCGGCATGTTACCCGTCGAGGCCAaagcagcgagcgagcgcgggcCGCTTGCCATGGGCGACATGCGTCTGGCGCTTGAGATGGCGGACACCGGCATGGCTCAGTTTCCAGTTTTGATGACGCAAGTTTTGTACGGCTATCGCGAGGGCGAGTTGGAGAACTGGACCGACTACAGCTGGGTCAATGGCCAGACGCCGGtcatcgaggagctgccAGACACGAAAGATGGTCAAGCGCTGCCTAATGGGCACCCTGACAACATGGATATCGACAACGAGGTGTGGTGGGACGGAGGCGAAGTAAAAGACGTCGACATGTTGGATGGCATCCTGGATACGTGTCTCACAGTCGGCTCATGA
- a CDS encoding uncharacterized protein (COG:S~EggNog:ENOG503P4SC), protein TPLPPQNPISNTTPYNMTRSHKANDRDHKGLADGTAAPSEHLPRFFAKHGYADADPKKIKKDGGGKGNWGNFGEEVVDEDFRFTNARRRSNSSTVSHHMGEFKTKFDVNEPEPVFEESVHGPGSDEGDDLSKTDSSESGGSSAH, encoded by the exons CTacccctcttcccccccaAAACCCCATCTCCAACACCACACCGTACAACA TGACTCGCTCCCACAAGGCCAATGACCGTGACCACAAGGGCCTTgccgacggcaccgccgccccctcaGAGCATCTCCCTCGTTTCTTTGCCAAGCATGGCTATGCCGACGCCGATCCCAAGAAGATCAagaaggacggcggcggcaagggcaactG GGGAAACTTTGGAGAAGAGGTAGTGGATGAAGACTTCCGCTTCACCAacgcgcgtcgtcgctccaacagcagcaccgtTTCACATCACATGGGCGAGTTCAAGACCAAGTTCGACGTGAATGAGCCCGAGCCCGTTTTCGAGGAGTCGGTGCACGGCCCCGGtagcgacgagggcgacgacctgTCCAAGACGGACTCGTCGGAGAGCGGTGGGTCGTCGGCTCACTGA